The following coding sequences are from one Roseobacter ponti window:
- a CDS encoding biotin carboxylase, which translates to MRVTHGRKSLLQQNKNQQRGQKYMSTTVLKNISEIRRYFHRNEDPVYFVSATNFNLLGIDEWVKNFKYINYIDCYDGRHPNVFCPSEQPHAEFQSIEDINNYLLQHKEVIDFIKRRGGKPKFVFLMFDEETERLAKELGGTVWFPKAKLRTSMDNKIETVRIGNKAGVPSVPNVLAEVKSYEDLRKTCEKAGIGHDLVLQSAFGDSGHTTFFIKSEADFRRHEHEIIGEGEIKIMKRIDCRGSAIEACATSEGTIVGPLMTELVGFKELTPYRGGWCGNEILSTAFPPKVREKARDLTFKFGEQLRKEGYRGYFELDFLIDKKTGDLWLGELNPRITGASSMTNHAAFAHADAPLFLFHLLEFSKKKFKLDVDELNARWADSENIDSWSQMVIKHTDDTVDICTASPETGIYKMLEDGRVVYDRFDYHRRAVESENEAFFLRILGPGDYRYEGADIGILVTRGRSMTKSFQLNDRAKKWIHGIKQSVAAKPLPVAEAGPALADPAFKIL; encoded by the coding sequence ATGCGCGTGACGCACGGCCGCAAATCGCTCCTGCAGCAGAATAAAAACCAACAGAGAGGACAGAAGTACATGTCGACCACGGTTCTGAAAAACATCTCGGAAATCCGCCGGTATTTTCACCGCAACGAAGACCCGGTCTATTTTGTCTCTGCGACCAACTTCAACCTGCTCGGCATCGACGAGTGGGTGAAGAACTTCAAGTATATCAATTACATAGATTGTTATGACGGGCGTCATCCTAACGTCTTCTGCCCTTCCGAGCAGCCACATGCGGAGTTCCAGTCCATTGAGGACATCAACAACTATCTGCTGCAGCACAAAGAGGTGATCGATTTCATCAAGCGGCGCGGTGGCAAGCCCAAGTTTGTGTTCCTGATGTTTGACGAGGAAACCGAGCGGCTGGCAAAGGAACTGGGCGGTACCGTATGGTTCCCGAAGGCTAAGCTGCGCACGTCGATGGACAACAAAATCGAGACCGTGCGGATTGGCAACAAGGCTGGCGTGCCCTCCGTGCCAAACGTGCTGGCAGAGGTAAAATCCTACGAGGATCTGCGCAAAACCTGCGAAAAAGCCGGGATCGGGCACGATCTGGTGCTTCAGTCAGCCTTTGGCGACAGTGGTCACACCACGTTCTTTATCAAATCCGAAGCTGATTTCCGCCGCCATGAGCATGAGATCATCGGTGAGGGTGAGATCAAGATCATGAAGCGCATCGACTGTCGCGGCTCGGCCATCGAGGCCTGCGCGACGTCCGAGGGCACGATCGTTGGTCCGCTGATGACCGAGCTCGTCGGGTTCAAGGAACTTACGCCCTATCGCGGCGGCTGGTGCGGCAACGAGATCCTCTCAACCGCTTTCCCGCCCAAGGTGCGTGAAAAAGCCCGCGATCTGACCTTCAAATTCGGTGAGCAGCTGCGCAAAGAGGGCTATCGCGGATATTTCGAGCTCGATTTCCTGATCGACAAGAAAACCGGCGATCTCTGGCTCGGAGAGCTTAACCCACGCATCACCGGCGCCTCGTCGATGACGAACCACGCGGCATTTGCCCATGCGGATGCGCCGCTCTTTCTGTTCCACCTGCTCGAATTCTCGAAAAAGAAATTCAAACTGGATGTGGATGAGCTTAACGCCCGCTGGGCCGACAGCGAGAACATCGACAGCTGGTCGCAGATGGTCATTAAACACACCGATGACACGGTGGATATCTGTACGGCGTCTCCGGAGACCGGCATCTACAAGATGCTGGAGGACGGGCGGGTGGTCTATGACCGCTTCGACTATCACCGACGTGCCGTCGAGAGCGAGAACGAAGCTTTCTTCCTGCGCATTCTCGGTCCGGGCGATTACCGCTATGAGGGTGCCGATATCGGCATTCTTGTGACCCGCGGCCGGTCCATGACCAAGAGTTTCCAGTTGAATGACCGGGCGAAAAAGTGGATCCACGGCATCAAGCAAAGCGTGGCCGCCAAGCCGCTGCCCGTGGCCGAAGCCGGCCCCGCGCTGGCCGATCCCGCGTTCAAGATCCTCTGA
- a CDS encoding ABC transporter substrate-binding protein, translated as MRLPLLIAAATLAFAGQAAAREFSWAATTDPQTMDPHAVNSAPVLGFLNNVYEGLVRRGRDMRIEPALATSWEPIGAGEGWRFILRRDVTFHDGSPFDATDVVFSYNRASGEAADTRSWFAPVSEVIRVDDYTVDIMTSAPNPIFPDSIANWMIMDSDWADANNSTAPDKERGTFASLNTNGTGPFRVTLREPGLRTVLEPFDGWWDSREHNLTRAEFTPIQNPATAVAALLSGDISFINPVPVQDAARLAANPDVNVIRGTEARVIMLGFAHAAPVLKYSDDVTDANPFADARVREAVARSISVNAILETTMRGSAEAAGQLVSPAMRGYSRTLDDRPGYDPDRARALLADAGYPDGFSFGFRCPNDRYLNDEAVCQAITAMLAKTGLRAGLDAMPVQNYWPELRAGNFDMYLLGWSPGTFDAEHPLRFLVATPDDDKKLGSWNFGGFSNTEVDTLLPLIRSELDETRRQAMLDVSAGVVRSETAYIPLYVQPLIWGVARNIDLTQRPDDFFMLRWVTVN; from the coding sequence ATGCGCTTACCCCTGCTCATCGCTGCAGCCACGCTGGCATTCGCCGGACAGGCTGCTGCCCGGGAGTTTTCCTGGGCCGCGACCACCGATCCTCAGACTATGGACCCGCATGCCGTGAATTCCGCGCCGGTCCTGGGATTTCTTAACAACGTCTATGAAGGTCTCGTGCGGCGTGGCAGGGACATGCGCATTGAACCCGCGCTTGCAACCTCCTGGGAACCGATCGGCGCGGGCGAGGGATGGCGTTTCATCCTCCGGCGTGACGTGACATTCCACGATGGCAGCCCGTTTGATGCCACCGATGTCGTCTTTTCGTACAATCGCGCCTCAGGCGAGGCCGCCGATACACGCAGCTGGTTTGCGCCGGTAAGCGAAGTGATCCGCGTCGATGATTACACTGTCGATATCATGACCAGCGCGCCCAACCCGATCTTCCCGGACAGCATCGCCAACTGGATGATCATGGACAGCGACTGGGCTGACGCCAACAACTCCACCGCTCCGGACAAAGAGCGCGGCACCTTCGCCTCTCTCAATACCAACGGCACCGGGCCGTTCCGCGTCACGCTGCGTGAGCCTGGTCTGCGCACCGTTCTTGAGCCTTTCGATGGCTGGTGGGACAGCCGCGAGCACAACCTGACACGCGCGGAGTTCACCCCCATTCAGAACCCGGCGACAGCGGTTGCGGCGCTGCTGTCGGGCGACATCAGTTTTATCAACCCTGTGCCGGTACAGGATGCTGCCCGTCTCGCCGCCAATCCGGATGTGAATGTGATCCGCGGCACCGAAGCGCGGGTCATCATGCTGGGTTTTGCGCATGCCGCACCCGTACTGAAGTACTCTGACGATGTCACGGATGCGAACCCCTTTGCCGATGCCAGGGTGCGCGAGGCCGTGGCCCGGTCAATCAGCGTGAACGCCATTCTTGAAACGACCATGCGTGGCAGTGCCGAAGCCGCAGGGCAGCTCGTCAGCCCGGCCATGCGCGGCTACAGCCGCACGCTCGACGACCGCCCCGGGTATGACCCCGACAGGGCACGCGCTCTGCTGGCCGATGCCGGATATCCGGACGGTTTTTCCTTTGGCTTCAGGTGCCCGAATGACCGGTATCTCAATGACGAAGCGGTTTGTCAGGCGATCACGGCAATGCTGGCCAAAACCGGTCTGCGGGCCGGTCTTGATGCCATGCCGGTTCAGAATTACTGGCCGGAACTCAGGGCCGGAAATTTCGATATGTACCTTCTGGGCTGGTCGCCCGGCACATTTGACGCCGAACATCCGCTGCGCTTTCTGGTGGCCACTCCTGATGATGACAAAAAGCTTGGCTCGTGGAACTTCGGCGGTTTTTCCAATACAGAAGTGGACACCCTGCTGCCGCTGATCCGCTCCGAGCTTGATGAAACCAGACGCCAGGCGATGCTGGATGTATCTGCGGGCGTCGTGCGCAGTGAAACCGCCTATATACCGCTTTATGTGCAGCCGCTGATATGGGGCGTCGCACGCAACATCGACCTGACCCAGCGGCCGGATGATTTCTTTATGCTGCGGTGGGTGACGGTCAACTGA
- a CDS encoding ABC transporter substrate-binding protein, with translation MRLTTTVLTAAMLLSSTTLASAETLRWARAGDALTLDPHAQNEGPTHTVRHQIYEPLIIRDVTGAFEPALATEWAPSEADPNVWVFTLREGVKFHDGADFTAEDVVFSFERAKQPNSDMKELIGSITEVRAVDDYTIEMVTDGPNPILPSNLTNLFIMDKGWTEANDTVNVQDFEGGELTFATTNTNGTGPYVLQSREADVRTVMTRNDDYWGIDQFPMQVTEIIYTPIQNAATRVAALLSGEVDFLQDMPVQDLDRVNSADGLSVKKAPQNRVIFFGMNQGADDIEADNVDGKNPLADVRVRKAMSMAINRDAIQQVVMRGQSEPAGMIAPPFVNGWNSEMDSSSVTDLDQAKSLMAEAGYGDGFSLQLDCPNDRYINDEAICQAAVGMLAQIGVTVNLDAKPKAQHFPLITDGKTDFYMLGWGVPTYDSEYIFNFLVHGRESDIGTWNGTGFDDDDLDAKIRSLASNTDLAARDAAIAEIWSVVQDQQLYIPIHHQVLNWGMADKVGIEVDPEDQPKVKYFTIN, from the coding sequence ATGAGACTGACAACCACCGTTCTTACGGCGGCGATGCTGCTGTCTTCGACAACGCTCGCAAGCGCCGAAACCCTGCGTTGGGCACGCGCCGGTGACGCGCTGACCCTTGACCCGCATGCCCAGAATGAGGGGCCCACGCATACCGTGCGCCACCAGATATATGAGCCGCTGATCATCCGCGACGTCACAGGCGCCTTTGAGCCTGCGCTGGCAACCGAATGGGCGCCGTCCGAAGCCGATCCCAACGTCTGGGTTTTCACCCTGCGTGAAGGGGTGAAATTCCACGACGGCGCTGATTTCACCGCCGAAGACGTGGTGTTCAGCTTTGAGCGTGCCAAGCAGCCCAACTCCGACATGAAAGAGCTGATCGGATCAATCACCGAAGTACGGGCCGTAGATGATTACACCATCGAAATGGTCACCGACGGGCCGAACCCGATCCTGCCCAGCAACCTCACCAACCTCTTCATCATGGACAAGGGCTGGACCGAGGCGAATGACACCGTCAATGTACAGGATTTCGAGGGGGGCGAGCTGACATTTGCCACCACGAACACCAACGGCACCGGGCCGTATGTGCTGCAAAGCCGCGAGGCTGACGTGCGTACCGTGATGACCCGCAATGATGACTACTGGGGGATCGATCAGTTCCCCATGCAGGTCACCGAGATCATCTATACCCCGATTCAGAACGCCGCGACCCGGGTTGCAGCACTGCTGTCGGGCGAGGTTGATTTCCTTCAGGACATGCCGGTGCAGGACCTTGACCGCGTCAACAGCGCCGATGGCCTGTCAGTCAAAAAAGCACCTCAGAACCGGGTGATCTTTTTCGGCATGAACCAGGGCGCAGACGATATCGAGGCTGACAACGTCGATGGTAAAAACCCGCTGGCGGATGTGCGCGTACGCAAAGCGATGTCGATGGCCATTAACCGCGATGCGATCCAGCAGGTCGTGATGCGCGGCCAGTCAGAGCCTGCGGGCATGATCGCACCGCCCTTCGTGAACGGCTGGAATTCCGAGATGGACAGCTCGTCGGTCACCGATCTCGATCAGGCAAAATCACTGATGGCCGAGGCCGGATACGGCGATGGTTTCTCGCTGCAGCTTGACTGCCCGAACGACCGCTACATCAACGATGAGGCGATCTGTCAGGCCGCCGTTGGCATGCTCGCGCAGATCGGTGTGACGGTGAACCTCGATGCCAAACCCAAGGCACAGCACTTCCCGCTCATCACTGACGGCAAGACCGATTTCTACATGCTGGGCTGGGGTGTTCCGACCTACGATTCCGAATACATCTTCAACTTTCTGGTACATGGCCGGGAATCGGATATCGGAACCTGGAACGGCACCGGTTTTGACGACGACGATCTGGACGCCAAGATCAGGTCGCTGGCCTCTAATACCGATCTCGCAGCGCGGGATGCCGCCATCGCGGAGATCTGGTCCGTGGTTCAGGATCAGCAGCTCTACATCCCGATCCACCACCAGGTGCTGAACTGGGGCATGGCCGACAAGGTCGGTATCGAGGTTGATCCCGAAGACCAGCCCAAGGTGAAATACTTCACGATCAACTGA
- a CDS encoding carbon-nitrogen hydrolase family protein, with product MTPFAIAGVQMYVNALQSNVEGMIQRLDVLMARFPWTQMVLFSELAPYGPLDRFAQPPQNEALDRFCEAARKHRVWLIPGSMFLRDPETGLIFNTSVVINPEGEIIRRYSKMFPFRPYETGIAAGTDFCVFDVPEVGRFGLSICYDIWFPETTRQITAQGVEVLLHPVLTGTTDRDAELAIARATAAQFQCYVIDVNGLGAGGVGKSLVVDPSAHVLHQSAGQEDMFPIEVDLSMVRRQRETGMKGLGQVLKSFRDRSVDFSVYDRNSGTDAYLKSLGPLEIPQQGTRAGLHVDMPGQKIQEVPAYKGMAHDAVTALAHGATPEPATAEPSGEATAALSPPPGAKNEKQSSG from the coding sequence ATGACCCCATTCGCCATTGCCGGCGTGCAGATGTATGTGAACGCACTGCAGTCCAACGTCGAAGGCATGATCCAGCGCCTTGATGTTCTGATGGCCCGTTTCCCCTGGACCCAGATGGTGCTTTTCTCGGAACTGGCGCCTTACGGCCCGCTGGACCGCTTTGCACAGCCGCCCCAGAACGAAGCACTCGACCGCTTTTGCGAAGCCGCGCGCAAACACCGTGTCTGGCTGATCCCGGGCTCTATGTTTCTGCGTGATCCCGAGACGGGCCTGATCTTCAACACATCCGTGGTGATCAACCCCGAAGGTGAGATCATCCGGCGCTATTCCAAAATGTTCCCGTTCCGGCCTTATGAAACAGGTATCGCCGCCGGCACGGACTTCTGTGTCTTTGACGTGCCTGAGGTGGGCCGGTTCGGTCTGTCGATCTGCTATGATATCTGGTTCCCGGAGACCACGCGCCAGATCACGGCGCAGGGCGTGGAAGTGTTGCTGCACCCGGTGCTGACCGGGACCACCGACCGTGACGCAGAGCTTGCGATCGCGCGGGCGACGGCGGCTCAGTTCCAGTGCTATGTGATTGACGTCAACGGTCTCGGGGCCGGGGGTGTCGGCAAATCGCTTGTGGTCGACCCGTCCGCGCATGTGCTGCACCAGTCCGCAGGGCAGGAAGATATGTTCCCCATCGAGGTCGATCTGTCGATGGTCCGTCGCCAGCGCGAGACCGGTATGAAGGGTCTCGGTCAGGTTCTGAAAAGCTTCCGCGACCGGTCGGTGGATTTCTCGGTCTATGACCGCAACAGCGGCACGGACGCTTATCTGAAATCGCTCGGACCGCTGGAGATCCCGCAGCAGGGGACCCGCGCCGGATTGCATGTGGATATGCCCGGACAGAAAATCCAGGAAGTGCCCGCGTATAAGGGAATGGCCCACGACGCTGTGACGGCTCTTGCGCACGGGGCGACACCGGAGCCGGCGACGGCGGAACCTTCGGGGGAGGCCACGGCGGCACTGTCACCCCCTCCGGGGGCGAAGAACGAAAAACAATCCAGCGGGTAA
- a CDS encoding aminotransferase class I/II-fold pyridoxal phosphate-dependent enzyme — protein MHAMNDYSSAIQLRSDRWSALREATGALTRNPTAKQQTALRKKTNQLFDSLAVIEPYWAFPGMAAFDHMRRQFEHNAFEELAFSVGRVTRALTTGAYRRRHIPLERDSIEAEELDDEALLSPEARALTKPYFEVLIVDNVNEYQERWLRNNVSRMRRPEDPFLYEALVVPSLEDALVAVLFNHNIQAIVVRPGLVLKSRMDQQMVQRFLNRAGDQEEIDNMQPEDYGPELCRLVAKVRPELDAYLVTERSVEDIAGLDLGICRRVFYNQEDFMELHLNILRGVQARNKTPFFTALVEYSKQPTGVFHAMPISRGKSISRSHWIQDMGAFYGPNIFLAETSATSGGLDSLLEPHGPIKEAQELASRAFGSKQTFFATNGTSTCNKIVVQALVRPGDIVLVDRDCHKSHHYGMVLAGAQVCYLDSYPLNEYSMYGAVPLKEIKHQLLKLKAEGKLDKVRMLLLTNCTFDGLVYNVERVMEECLAIKPDLIFLWDEAWFAFARFNPTYRQRTAMTAANTLRSRFRTDAHKRLYEAQQTRLEDADDEKLLNTRLIPSPHARVRAYATQSTHKTLTSLRQGSMIHVNDQDFKGEVEQSFHEAYMTHTSTSPNYQIIASLDVGRRQVELEGYEFVQRQIEAALSMRRAIMTHPLLQKYFRVLTAGDMIPAKYRQSGISSYYDAEQGWTDMWDSWEQDDFVLDATRVTLAVGGTGWDGDTFKTDILMDKYGIQINKTSRNTVLFMTNIGTTRSSVAYLIEVLVEIAKSLDERLDDASRMELRSFERRVKGLMEELPPLPDFSRFHDAFQACSVTGEGDIRSAFFLAYDENKCDYIDINGPLKEALDAGETVVSASFIIPYPPGFPILVPGQVVSQEILAFMLALDVSEIHGYRPDLGLRVFTEEALQELVDARDARPQIAPAAE, from the coding sequence ATGCATGCGATGAATGACTATTCCTCGGCGATACAACTGCGCTCAGACCGGTGGAGCGCCCTGCGCGAGGCCACCGGCGCCCTGACGCGCAACCCGACGGCCAAACAGCAGACTGCGCTGCGCAAGAAAACCAACCAGCTTTTCGACAGCCTCGCGGTGATCGAACCCTACTGGGCATTCCCGGGCATGGCCGCATTCGATCACATGCGCCGTCAGTTCGAGCACAATGCGTTTGAGGAACTGGCCTTCAGCGTCGGACGCGTCACACGGGCGCTGACCACCGGGGCATACAGACGCCGGCATATCCCTCTCGAACGCGACAGCATCGAAGCAGAAGAACTGGACGACGAAGCGCTTCTGTCACCCGAAGCGCGGGCGCTGACCAAACCGTATTTCGAAGTGCTGATTGTCGATAACGTCAATGAGTATCAGGAACGCTGGCTGCGCAATAACGTCAGCCGGATGCGCCGCCCTGAAGACCCGTTTCTCTATGAAGCGCTGGTTGTGCCGAGCCTTGAAGACGCGCTTGTCGCCGTGCTCTTTAATCACAACATTCAGGCCATCGTGGTGCGCCCCGGGCTGGTGCTGAAATCACGCATGGACCAGCAGATGGTGCAACGTTTCCTGAACCGCGCCGGCGACCAGGAAGAAATCGACAATATGCAGCCAGAAGACTATGGCCCGGAGCTCTGCCGTCTGGTGGCCAAAGTACGCCCGGAGCTTGATGCCTATCTGGTCACGGAACGGTCGGTGGAGGACATTGCCGGCCTTGATCTCGGGATCTGCCGGCGGGTCTTTTATAACCAGGAAGACTTTATGGAGCTGCACCTGAACATCCTGCGCGGCGTTCAGGCCCGCAATAAAACGCCGTTTTTCACCGCTCTCGTCGAATATTCCAAACAGCCGACCGGCGTTTTCCACGCCATGCCGATCAGTCGCGGCAAATCCATCTCGCGCAGCCACTGGATCCAGGACATGGGTGCTTTTTACGGGCCCAACATCTTTCTTGCGGAGACTTCGGCAACATCCGGCGGTCTTGACAGCCTTCTGGAACCGCACGGTCCCATAAAAGAGGCTCAGGAGCTCGCATCGCGTGCATTCGGCTCTAAACAGACGTTTTTCGCGACCAACGGCACTTCGACCTGTAACAAGATTGTCGTTCAGGCTCTGGTGCGTCCGGGCGATATCGTGCTGGTGGATCGTGATTGCCACAAGTCACATCACTACGGCATGGTGCTCGCAGGCGCGCAGGTCTGTTATCTCGACAGCTATCCGCTCAATGAGTACTCAATGTACGGGGCGGTGCCCCTGAAAGAGATCAAGCACCAGCTTCTCAAACTGAAAGCTGAGGGTAAGCTTGATAAAGTCCGCATGCTGCTGCTCACCAACTGCACCTTTGACGGTCTGGTTTATAACGTCGAGCGGGTGATGGAAGAGTGTCTTGCGATCAAGCCCGATCTGATCTTTCTGTGGGACGAAGCATGGTTTGCCTTTGCCAGATTCAACCCGACCTATCGCCAGCGGACGGCTATGACGGCCGCCAATACGCTGCGTTCCAGGTTCCGGACCGACGCGCATAAGCGTCTCTATGAGGCACAGCAGACCCGTCTGGAAGACGCTGATGATGAAAAGCTGCTGAACACCCGACTTATCCCGTCACCCCATGCGCGGGTCAGGGCCTATGCCACGCAATCGACGCACAAGACACTGACGTCGCTGCGCCAGGGTTCGATGATCCACGTCAACGATCAGGATTTCAAAGGCGAGGTGGAACAGTCCTTCCACGAAGCCTATATGACACACACATCCACGTCTCCAAACTACCAGATCATCGCGAGCCTTGATGTCGGGCGACGGCAGGTGGAGCTTGAGGGCTATGAGTTTGTGCAGCGCCAGATTGAAGCAGCACTTTCGATGCGGCGCGCGATCATGACCCACCCGCTGCTACAGAAATACTTCCGTGTGCTGACGGCGGGCGACATGATCCCCGCCAAATACCGCCAGAGCGGCATCTCAAGTTATTATGATGCTGAACAGGGCTGGACCGATATGTGGGACAGCTGGGAGCAGGACGATTTCGTGCTCGATGCGACCCGCGTGACGCTTGCGGTTGGTGGCACCGGCTGGGACGGTGATACTTTCAAGACCGATATCCTGATGGACAAATACGGCATCCAGATCAACAAGACCTCGCGCAACACGGTCCTTTTCATGACCAACATCGGTACGACGCGCTCCTCGGTCGCCTATCTGATCGAAGTGCTGGTCGAGATCGCCAAATCGCTGGATGAACGGCTGGATGACGCCAGCCGCATGGAACTCCGGTCGTTTGAACGCCGGGTCAAAGGTCTGATGGAAGAGTTGCCGCCTTTGCCGGATTTCAGCCGTTTCCATGATGCCTTTCAGGCCTGTTCTGTCACCGGCGAGGGCGATATCCGTTCCGCGTTCTTCCTCGCGTATGATGAGAACAAATGCGACTACATCGACATTAACGGGCCGCTGAAAGAGGCGCTCGATGCCGGCGAAACCGTTGTTTCCGCAAGCTTTATCATCCCCTATCCGCCGGGCTTCCCGATTCTGGTGCCCGGCCAGGTGGTCAGCCAGGAGATTCTTGCCTTCATGCTGGCACTCGACGTGTCAGAAATCCACGGATACCGGCCCGATCTGGGGCTCAGGGTCTTTACCGAAGAAGCCCTTCAGGAGCTTGTCGATGCGCGTGACGCACGGCCGCAAATCGCTCCTGCAGCAGAATAA
- a CDS encoding C45 family autoproteolytic acyltransferase/hydolase: MLWRAMTEDLPGPKWSGLFAEYWPDYKRWWLKEGESTRPTYAQCRRAMKEHMPELIPLYDELCELAGGGDLAARFLSFYCPPPYLAGCSQAIWTGREPVMVRNYDYNPNAFDSLVLHTKWQGRQVMGTSDGLWGMVDGMNDAGLAISLTFGGRRIVGDGFGVPLILRYVLQTCETAEEAGRVLARVPTHMSYNVTVLDKKRQYLTAMMAPDRPAVITHAAVATNHQENVEWVSHARFTATVERERFLLQRLTLHRDPEDKFIGAFLKPPLYSTAFNAGFGTLYTAVYRPRLKQMELRWPGSVWPLSMKQFEEGMRRIQIPGAA, encoded by the coding sequence ATGTTATGGCGTGCGATGACAGAAGATTTGCCCGGGCCGAAATGGTCCGGGCTTTTCGCCGAATACTGGCCTGATTACAAACGCTGGTGGCTCAAAGAGGGCGAGAGCACACGTCCGACGTATGCGCAGTGTCGCCGTGCGATGAAAGAGCATATGCCGGAGCTCATCCCGCTTTATGACGAGCTGTGCGAGCTTGCCGGTGGTGGCGATCTGGCTGCTCGGTTCCTGTCGTTCTACTGCCCACCGCCGTATCTGGCGGGCTGCAGCCAGGCGATCTGGACCGGTCGCGAGCCCGTAATGGTGCGCAATTACGACTACAACCCCAATGCTTTTGACAGCCTGGTACTGCACACGAAATGGCAGGGCAGGCAGGTCATGGGGACCTCGGACGGCCTCTGGGGCATGGTCGACGGCATGAATGACGCAGGGTTGGCGATTTCGCTGACCTTCGGCGGGCGTCGGATCGTCGGTGATGGCTTTGGTGTGCCGCTCATTCTGCGCTATGTGCTGCAGACCTGTGAGACCGCGGAAGAAGCAGGCAGAGTGCTGGCCCGCGTGCCGACCCATATGAGCTATAACGTCACCGTTCTGGACAAAAAGCGCCAGTACCTGACAGCGATGATGGCACCTGACCGGCCTGCAGTGATTACCCATGCCGCGGTTGCGACGAACCATCAGGAAAACGTGGAATGGGTCAGCCATGCGCGGTTCACCGCCACGGTCGAGCGCGAGCGGTTTTTGTTACAGCGGCTGACCCTGCACCGCGACCCTGAGGACAAGTTCATCGGGGCCTTTCTCAAACCGCCACTTTATTCCACGGCCTTTAACGCCGGTTTCGGCACGCTATACACCGCCGTCTATCGCCCGCGCCTGAAACAGATGGAACTGCGCTGGCCCGGAAGTGTCTGGCCGCTGTCCATGAAGCAGTTCGAAGAGGGCATGCGCCGCATTCAGATCCCCGGTGCTGCCTGA